One genomic region from Cyanobium usitatum str. Tous encodes:
- a CDS encoding NIL domain-containing protein, translated as MKRRLTLHFPREAVHQPITYRLAVDFDIAAKILRAQISPNQSGTMVVELSGDIDELTAAEAWLESQGLGINRAPGQIAVDSSLCVDCGICSSVCPSGALSLSQPAWQLQFDAQRCLVCEQCIPSCPLDAISLVLAPP; from the coding sequence GTGAAACGGCGCCTCACCCTGCACTTTCCCCGCGAAGCGGTGCATCAGCCGATCACCTATCGGCTGGCGGTGGATTTCGATATCGCCGCCAAGATCCTGCGGGCCCAGATTTCCCCCAACCAGAGCGGCACCATGGTGGTGGAGCTCTCCGGTGACATAGACGAACTGACGGCGGCGGAGGCCTGGCTAGAAAGTCAGGGGCTTGGCATCAACCGGGCGCCTGGTCAGATAGCCGTAGACAGCAGTCTCTGTGTCGACTGCGGCATCTGCTCGAGCGTTTGCCCCAGCGGTGCCCTCAGCTTGAGCCAGCCGGCTTGGCAGCTGCAATTCGATGCGCAACGCTGCTTGGTGTGCGAACAGTGCATTCCGAGTTGCCCTCTGGATGCGATTTCCCTGGTGCTGGCTCCCCCGTGA
- the thyX gene encoding FAD-dependent thymidylate synthase, which produces MDSRFRVALIAATPNPQQCVYAGMHQDYSEGFVAADPSSWPEESKAGEVCIKRLLAGERGHYGPLEHAQIVLNVGWFPHSVMQQARTHRVGVSFDVQSMRYTGDRICKAANGELELEEVFYLRPVGSYSDRQGKKYAYSEEQRCIDLELCSAAAARYRDLLAAGFAEEHARGILPFDYRQHFVVSFTLRAFLHFLDLRAKLDAQLEIRELCELMWPHLQAWTPQFADWYEKSRLHKARLAP; this is translated from the coding sequence ATGGATTCCCGTTTCCGCGTTGCCCTGATCGCCGCCACGCCCAACCCCCAGCAGTGCGTTTATGCGGGCATGCATCAGGACTACAGCGAGGGCTTTGTGGCGGCAGATCCCAGCAGCTGGCCCGAGGAGAGCAAGGCAGGGGAGGTCTGCATCAAACGACTTCTCGCCGGCGAGCGCGGTCACTACGGCCCCTTAGAACACGCCCAGATCGTGCTCAACGTTGGCTGGTTTCCCCACTCGGTGATGCAGCAGGCGCGTACCCACCGGGTGGGGGTGAGCTTTGACGTGCAATCGATGCGCTACACCGGCGATCGCATCTGCAAGGCCGCCAATGGTGAACTGGAACTGGAGGAGGTGTTCTATCTACGGCCCGTAGGTAGCTATAGCGACCGGCAAGGCAAAAAATACGCCTATAGCGAAGAGCAGCGCTGCATAGATTTAGAGCTCTGCAGTGCGGCGGCGGCTCGCTACCGCGACCTTTTGGCGGCTGGCTTCGCCGAGGAGCACGCCCGCGGCATCCTGCCCTTCGACTACCGCCAGCACTTCGTGGTGAGCTTCACCTTGCGGGCATTTCTGCACTTCCTTGACCTGCGGGCCAAGCTCGACGCCCAGCTCGAAATTCGCGAACTTTGTGAATTGATGTGGCCCCACCTCCAGGCTTGGACCCCCCAATTTGCTGACTGGTATGAAAAGAGCCGCTTGCATAAGGCCAGGCTCGCCCCATAG
- a CDS encoding thioredoxin domain-containing protein gives MTNSTPNSGLGPSERLLLVVLAALLAAGLLWFRGGLNPEAPLERLARQSLDLPVALRNGKPTLVEFYADWCDACRTMAPAMETIEAQHRGQLDVVLLNVDNPRWQPELERYEVNGIPQLELFNAAGEAVGRSIGARSLSELRALSSALIAGEPLPPLAGVGAVSNLSQAAGEVAAAEPGTATMAGPRSHG, from the coding sequence ATGACCAACTCCACCCCGAATTCCGGCCTGGGGCCAAGCGAAAGGCTGCTGCTAGTCGTGCTGGCGGCCCTACTGGCAGCGGGCCTGCTGTGGTTCCGGGGCGGCCTGAATCCGGAGGCTCCCCTGGAGCGCTTGGCGCGCCAATCCCTGGATCTACCCGTGGCCTTGCGCAATGGCAAGCCAACGCTTGTGGAGTTCTACGCCGACTGGTGCGACGCCTGCCGCACCATGGCTCCGGCGATGGAAACGATCGAAGCCCAACACCGCGGCCAGCTCGATGTGGTGCTGCTCAACGTTGACAATCCGCGCTGGCAGCCGGAGCTGGAGCGCTACGAGGTCAACGGCATTCCCCAACTTGAGCTGTTCAATGCTGCCGGTGAAGCGGTGGGCCGCTCGATTGGCGCTCGCAGCCTGAGCGAATTGCGCGCCCTCAGCAGCGCCCTGATCGCCGGCGAACCCCTGCCACCCCTAGCCGGAGTGGGTGCCGTCAGCAACCTCAGCCAAGCCGCTGGCGAAGTTGCGGCAGCGGAGCCAGGTACTGCCACGATGGCCGGACCCCGCAGCCACGGTTGA